From the Helicoverpa armigera isolate CAAS_96S chromosome 27, ASM3070526v1, whole genome shotgun sequence genome, one window contains:
- the LOC110384620 gene encoding LOW QUALITY PROTEIN: zinc transporter foi (The sequence of the model RefSeq protein was modified relative to this genomic sequence to represent the inferred CDS: inserted 4 bases in 4 codons; deleted 2 bases in 1 codon), protein MTRHIVTVCMFCLLCAAHSCGSHIDIQSNGILTYDASINEPDHLNIDLEENGLPDTIRNCRKLDREVQKGGKVDPDTYVQQIFRLYGDAEHMTMNLTGFNKMLVELDLHELVEGGQKSESTGRGLYPGDHAQDAKMIKILSFQCMNSSELITTVNTRLKPPHDHAHEHTDHHMHEADEIITESTLQTMCPILLYQKLASTSIERTGCVKETRIGRRTDVAPKRAHRNGVLQNMYAVWLYSSLCIXAISACGLLGVAVIPIMHKTYYNHLLQFLVALAVGTLCGDALLHLMPHAMSPAHDHDSHGETELEIRASHDDGMWKGLAAMLGVVFFYFTEKGLTVVVEWRKRRQKLEEDKLPXRVRVLKDETVGGCSGGAKAPITNSTSNSLMKIFKRDXKGDPTTKTCKHKYSEYPYCYDEIDTDTHDDHHLRDGIPPSPKHGKKHNNSVSVVSSNALNAEGKEEPTAKDWLLKAESTPAVVEMNNIKHKEEGKDLKDGDSYTVILSTRAHHGHSHAHGHVHAPPSSIASVAWMVIMGDGLHNFTDGMAIGAAFASNIAGGFSTAIAVLCHELPHELGDFAVLLKAGMSVKRAVCYNILSSXLCLLGMVCGVLAGHAPSATRWLFAAAAGMFLYIALVDMMPELSTSHSKEGTLCQCILQLMGLATGIGIMLVIALYEHDLKTLFG, encoded by the exons ATGACTCGTCATATAGTCACCGTTTGTATGTTCTGCCTGCTCTGCGCAGCCCATTCCTGTGGCTCACACATAGACATACAAAGCAACGGAATCCTCACATACGATGCGAGCATCAACGAACCAGATCACTTAAATATAGACTTAGAAGAAAACGGTCTGCCCGATACCATCAGAAATTGCAGAAAATTAGACAGGGAGGTCCAAAAGGGAGGTAAAGTTGACCCTGATACATATGTACAGCAGATCTTTAGGCTTTATGGTGATGCTGAGCATATGACGATGAATTTGACCGGGTTCAATAAGATGTTGGTCGAGTTGGACCTGCATGAGCTGGTGGAAGGAGGGCAGAAGAGTGAGAGTACCGGTAGGGGGCTGTACCCCGGAGACCATGCGCAAGATGCTAAAATGAT CAAAATTCTCTCTTTCCAGTGTATGAACAGCTCAGAACTAATCACAACAGTGAACACTAGGTTAAAACCGCCACATGACCACGCTCACGAACACACCGACCACCACATGCACGAAGCTGATGAGATCATCACGGAATCCACTCTTCAGACCATGTGCCCCATACTCCTGTACCAAAAACTAGCCAGCACTTCCATAGAAAGAACTGGATGTGTCAAAGAAACTAGGATAGGCAGAAGAACAGATGTAGCTCCTAAA CGTGCCCACAGAAATGGCGTACTCCAAAATATGTATGCCGTATGGCTGTACTCATCGTTGTGTA TTGCAATCAGTGCTTGCGGTCTTCTCGGAGTAGCCGTGATCCCAATTATGCATAAGACTTATTACAATCATCTACTGCAGTTTCTAGTAGCTTTAGCTGTTGGTACACTATGCGGTGATGCGTTACTACATCTCATGCCTCATGCAATGAGTCCTGCTCATGACCACGACAGCCATGGGGAAACAGAACTCGAAATTCGAGCGTCCCACGACGATGGAATGTGGAAGGGACTTGCGGCTATGTTAGGTGTGGTCTTCTTCTACTTCACGGAAAAGGGTTTAACAGTCGTAGTAGAGTGGAGGAAACGTCGCCAAAAGCTGGAGGAAGACAAACTCC CAAGAGTCCGTGTCCTAAAAGACGAGACTGTAGGAGGCTGTTCAGGAGGCGCTAAAGCCCCAATTACAAACTCCACCTCAAATTCTCTCATGAAAATCTTCAAGCGAG GAAAAGGGGATCCTACAACAAAGACTTGCAAGCACAAGTACTCTGAATACCCCTACTGTTATGACGAAATTGATACTGATACGCATGATGACCATCACTTGAGGGACGGTATACCGCCTAGTCCTAAACATGGGAAGAAACACAACAACTCAGTGAGTGTGGTTTCTTCAAATGCCCTGAACGCGGAAGGTAAGGAGGAGCCTACAGCGAAGGACTGGCTGTTGAAGGCAGAGTCGACTCCAGCGGTTGTGGAGATGAATAATATTAAGCATAAAGAGGAGGGAAAGGATCTGAAGGATGGTGATAGTTATACTGTTATATTGAG CACTCGCGCCCACCACGGGCACTCTCACGCGCACGGCCATGTGCACGCGCCGCCCTCGTCCATCGCGTCCGTCGCCTGGATGGTCATCATGGGAGACGGACTGCACAACTTCACTGATGGCATGGCTATAG GTGCCGCGTTCGCTTCGAACATAGCGGGCGGTTTCTCAACAGCCATCGCGGTGTTGTGCCACGAGCTGCCTCATGAATTGG GTGACTTCGCAGTCCTCCTAAAAGCGGGTATGTCAGTCAAACGGGCAGTTTGTTACAACATACTCTCAT GGTTGTGTCTTCTCGGCATGGTATGCGGCGTCCTAGCCGGCCACGCGCCGTCGGCTACTCGCTGGCTGTTTGCCGCCGCTGCCGGCATGTTCCTGTATATTGCGCTCGTTGATATG ATGCCAGAGTTAAGTACATCGCACAGCAAAGAGGGTACTCTCTGCCAGTGCATACTGCAGCTGATGGGGCTTGCTACCGGCATTGGCATAATGCTGGTCATTGCCCTCTACGAGCACGACCTCAAAACGCTATTCGGCTAA